The Halopseudomonas sabulinigri genome window below encodes:
- a CDS encoding PrkA family serine protein kinase gives MSIFSHFQNRFEATRQEEYSLQEYLELCKTDPTAYASAAERLLMAIGKPELIDTSLDPRHSRIFSNKIIKRYPAFADFHGMEDAIEHIVSFFRHAAQGLEERKQILYLLGPVGGGKSSLAEKLKSLMQQVPFYAIKGSPVFESPLGLFNAEEDGDILEEDFGIPRRYINSIISPWAVKRLHEFNGDISQFRVVKLYPSILQQVAVAKTEPGDENNQDISSLVGKVDIRKLEEFPQNDPDAYSYSGGLCRANQGLLEFVEMFKAPIKVLHPLLTATQEGNYNSTEGMGAIPFNGVILAHSNESEWHSFRNNKNNEAFIDRIYIVKVPYCLRVSDEIQIYGKLLSNSSLANAHCAPDTLKMLAQFTTLSRLKEPENSNLYSKMRIYDGENLKDTDPKAKSIQEYRDSAGVDEGMNGLSTRFAFKILSKVFNFDTTEVAANPVHLLYVLEQQIEQEQFPSEVSDRYLRFLKEYLAPRYVEFIGKEIQTAYLESYSEYGQNIFDRYVLYADFWIQDQEYRDPETGEILNRASLNEELEKIEKPAGISNPKDFRNEIVNFVLRARAQNNGKNPSWLSYEKLRVVIEKKMFSNTEDLLPVISFNAKASNEDQKKHNDFVTRMVERGYTEKQVRLLSEWYLRVRKAQ, from the coding sequence ATGAGCATATTCAGTCATTTCCAGAACCGCTTCGAAGCCACCCGACAAGAAGAATACAGCCTTCAGGAATACCTGGAGCTCTGCAAGACAGACCCCACTGCCTACGCCTCTGCCGCCGAACGCCTGTTGATGGCCATCGGCAAACCCGAGCTGATCGACACCTCACTTGACCCGCGTCACTCGCGCATCTTTTCCAACAAGATCATCAAGCGTTACCCGGCCTTTGCCGATTTCCACGGTATGGAAGACGCCATTGAGCACATCGTCTCCTTCTTCCGCCACGCCGCGCAGGGCCTGGAAGAACGCAAGCAGATTCTCTATCTGCTCGGCCCGGTGGGCGGCGGCAAGTCCTCGCTGGCGGAGAAACTCAAGTCGCTGATGCAGCAAGTGCCCTTCTACGCGATCAAGGGCTCGCCGGTATTCGAGTCTCCACTGGGGCTGTTCAACGCCGAGGAAGACGGCGACATTCTGGAGGAAGACTTCGGGATTCCCCGGCGCTACATCAACAGCATCATTTCCCCCTGGGCGGTCAAACGGCTGCACGAATTCAATGGCGACATTTCCCAGTTCCGGGTGGTCAAGCTCTACCCCTCGATACTGCAGCAAGTGGCCGTGGCCAAGACCGAACCGGGCGATGAGAACAACCAGGACATCTCATCACTGGTCGGCAAGGTGGATATTCGCAAGCTGGAAGAATTCCCGCAGAACGACCCCGACGCCTACAGCTACTCGGGCGGCCTGTGCCGCGCCAACCAAGGCCTGCTTGAGTTCGTCGAGATGTTCAAGGCACCAATCAAGGTCCTGCATCCGCTACTGACCGCTACCCAGGAGGGCAATTACAACAGCACCGAGGGCATGGGCGCGATCCCATTCAACGGCGTGATTCTGGCGCACTCCAACGAGTCTGAATGGCATAGTTTCCGCAACAACAAGAACAACGAAGCCTTCATCGACCGTATCTACATCGTCAAGGTGCCCTACTGCCTGCGCGTCAGCGACGAAATTCAGATTTACGGCAAGCTGCTCAGCAACAGTTCGCTGGCTAACGCGCACTGCGCGCCAGACACGCTGAAAATGCTGGCCCAGTTCACTACCCTGTCGCGCCTCAAGGAGCCGGAGAACTCCAACCTCTACTCCAAGATGCGCATCTACGATGGCGAAAATCTCAAAGATACCGACCCCAAGGCCAAGTCGATTCAGGAGTACCGCGACTCGGCCGGCGTAGACGAGGGTATGAATGGGCTGTCTACCCGCTTCGCCTTCAAGATTCTCTCCAAGGTGTTCAACTTCGATACCACCGAGGTCGCCGCCAACCCGGTGCACCTGCTGTACGTGCTGGAGCAGCAGATCGAGCAGGAACAGTTCCCCAGCGAGGTGAGCGATCGCTACCTGCGTTTCCTCAAGGAATATCTCGCCCCGCGCTACGTCGAGTTCATCGGCAAGGAAATCCAGACCGCTTACCTGGAGTCCTACAGCGAGTATGGGCAGAACATCTTCGACCGCTACGTGCTTTACGCCGACTTCTGGATTCAGGATCAGGAATACCGCGATCCGGAAACCGGCGAAATTCTCAACCGCGCCTCACTCAACGAGGAGTTGGAAAAGATCGAGAAGCCGGCCGGCATCAGCAATCCCAAGGATTTCCGCAACGAGATCGTCAACTTCGTGCTGCGCGCTCGTGCGCAGAACAACGGCAAGAACCCAAGCTGGCTGTCCTATGAAAAGCTGCGCGTGGTGATTGAGAAGAAGATGTTCTCCAACACCGAAGACCTGCTACCGGTCATCAGCTTCAACGCCAAAGCGTCCAACGAAGACCAGAAAAAACACAACGACTTTGTCACCAGGATGGTCGAGCGCGGCTATACCGAAAAACAGGTGCGCCTGCTCTCGGAATGGTACTTGCGCGTACGCAAAGCCCAGTAG
- the folB gene encoding dihydroneopterin aldolase, with product MDQVFIKGLTTDAVIGVYDWERTLRQPLIFDLDMAWDIRPAAADEDLAATLNYAAISEYIINFVEASAFLLVETLAEQLAAQLRKEFHIPWLRLRVTKPTAVKQAAGGVGVVIERGVLPS from the coding sequence GTGGATCAGGTTTTTATCAAAGGGTTAACCACGGATGCGGTGATCGGTGTTTACGACTGGGAGCGCACCCTCCGTCAACCGTTGATTTTTGATCTCGACATGGCCTGGGATATACGCCCTGCGGCCGCGGATGAGGATCTTGCCGCGACCCTGAACTATGCCGCCATCAGCGAATACATCATCAACTTTGTTGAGGCTAGCGCCTTTTTGCTGGTCGAGACGCTGGCCGAGCAGCTGGCTGCCCAGTTGCGCAAGGAGTTCCATATTCCCTGGCTACGTCTGCGAGTAACCAAGCCGACAGCGGTCAAGCAGGCAGCCGGCGGTGTCGGTGTAGTCATCGAACGTGGGGTTCTGCCGTCGTGA
- a CDS encoding multifunctional CCA addition/repair protein yields MSPTYSTYLVGGAVRDQLLGREVTERDWVVVGATPEILLQEGFQPVGQDFPVFINPLNGEEYALARTERKSGQGYGGFTFHTSPDVTLEQDLIRRDLTVNAMALGSDGRVIDPYGGQQDLAQRVLRHVSPAFAEDPLRVLRVARFAARYAELGFQVAPETLALMRQLAHSGELKTLTPERSWKEISRALMEPNPEVFIQVLRDCGALAELLPEVDALFGVPQPPAHHPEIDTGVHVLQVLQIAAREQLPLPARWACLLHDLGKGLTPEQDWPKHHSHEHKGIKAVKAVNQRCKAPRDCQELALLCCEYHTHCHRALELRPQTLIKLFKALDIYRRSERFELFLAVCRADAQGRTGREHSDYPQAEYLRGAAQAAREVAIGPLLERGLSGAELGKALEQQRQQALADYKAARD; encoded by the coding sequence ATGTCCCCCACATACTCCACCTACCTGGTCGGCGGCGCCGTACGCGATCAGTTGCTCGGCCGCGAGGTAACCGAGCGCGACTGGGTGGTGGTGGGCGCCACACCGGAGATCCTGCTGCAGGAAGGTTTTCAGCCCGTCGGGCAGGACTTCCCCGTTTTCATCAACCCGCTAAACGGTGAGGAATACGCCCTCGCGCGCACCGAGCGCAAGAGCGGCCAGGGCTATGGCGGTTTCACCTTCCACACCAGCCCGGACGTTACGCTGGAACAGGACCTGATTCGCCGCGACCTTACAGTCAACGCCATGGCACTCGGCTCCGATGGCCGTGTGATAGATCCTTACGGCGGCCAGCAGGATCTGGCACAACGCGTGTTGCGCCATGTTTCGCCCGCCTTTGCCGAAGACCCGCTACGCGTACTGCGCGTCGCCCGGTTCGCCGCGCGCTACGCCGAGCTTGGCTTCCAGGTGGCGCCAGAAACCCTTGCACTGATGCGTCAGCTCGCGCATTCCGGGGAGTTGAAAACGCTCACGCCCGAGCGCAGCTGGAAGGAAATCAGTCGCGCACTGATGGAACCCAACCCCGAGGTATTCATTCAGGTCCTGCGTGACTGCGGTGCGCTGGCTGAACTGCTGCCGGAAGTAGACGCCCTGTTCGGCGTCCCCCAGCCGCCAGCGCACCATCCGGAAATCGACACCGGTGTACACGTGTTGCAAGTGCTGCAGATAGCGGCACGCGAGCAGCTACCGCTGCCGGCGCGCTGGGCCTGTCTGCTGCATGATCTGGGAAAGGGACTAACGCCTGAGCAGGATTGGCCAAAACACCACAGCCACGAGCATAAAGGCATCAAGGCCGTGAAGGCGGTCAATCAACGCTGCAAGGCACCCAGGGACTGCCAGGAGCTGGCGCTGCTGTGTTGCGAGTACCACACCCATTGCCACCGCGCCCTGGAGCTACGACCCCAGACGCTTATCAAGTTGTTCAAGGCGCTGGATATTTACCGCCGGAGCGAGCGTTTTGAACTCTTCCTCGCGGTGTGCCGTGCCGACGCCCAGGGCCGTACCGGGCGCGAGCACAGTGACTACCCCCAGGCGGAGTATCTTCGCGGCGCGGCGCAAGCCGCACGTGAGGTCGCTATCGGGCCACTACTGGAACGCGGGCTCAGTGGGGCAGAATTGGGCAAGGCGTTGGAGCAGCAGCGTCAGCAAGCATTGGCTGATTACAAGGCGGCGCGCGACTGA
- a CDS encoding YeaH/YhbH family protein — protein sequence MSYVIDRRLNGKNKSTVNRQRFLRRYKSHIKKAVEDAVGRRSITDIEHGENISIPGRDIDEPIFHHGQGGRQTQVHPGNREFSTGDRFARPQGGGGGAGGSQAGDSGEGMDEFVFQITQDEFLDFMFEDLALPNLIKRQLTGTDTFKPVRAGVSQQGNPSRINIVRSMRAAHARRIALSGSSRKRLRAAREELEALRRDQPDDLIAIQRLQEEISVLRTKVERIPFLDTFDLRYNLIVKQPNPSSKAVMFCLMDVSGSMTQATKDLAKRFYILLYLFLRRNYERIEVVFIRHHTSAKEVEEEEFFYSRETGGTIVSSALRLMQQIIEERYPVNEWNLYCAQASDGDNWNDDSPICRDLLVNKIMPAMQYYCYVEITPREHQTLWQEYEAVAEQFADSFAQQQIVDAGDIYPVFRQLFQKRMAT from the coding sequence ATGAGCTACGTGATTGACCGACGTTTGAATGGCAAGAACAAGAGCACCGTAAACCGGCAGCGGTTTCTGCGGCGCTACAAATCACACATTAAAAAGGCCGTTGAGGACGCTGTCGGCCGGCGCTCCATCACCGATATCGAGCATGGCGAAAACATCAGCATCCCCGGCCGCGACATCGACGAGCCGATTTTTCATCATGGCCAGGGCGGCCGTCAGACCCAGGTTCACCCCGGCAACCGGGAGTTCTCCACCGGTGACCGTTTTGCCCGCCCCCAGGGCGGCGGTGGTGGCGCCGGCGGCAGCCAGGCCGGTGACAGTGGCGAGGGTATGGATGAGTTCGTCTTCCAGATTACCCAGGACGAGTTCCTCGATTTCATGTTCGAAGACCTCGCCCTGCCCAACCTGATCAAGCGCCAGCTCACTGGCACCGACACCTTCAAGCCGGTGCGCGCCGGCGTCAGCCAGCAGGGCAACCCCTCACGTATCAACATAGTGCGCTCAATGCGCGCCGCCCATGCGCGGCGCATTGCCCTGAGTGGCAGCAGTCGCAAGCGCCTGCGCGCAGCGCGCGAAGAACTGGAAGCCTTGCGCCGCGATCAGCCGGACGACCTGATCGCCATCCAGCGCCTGCAGGAAGAAATTTCGGTGCTGCGCACCAAGGTGGAACGCATCCCCTTTCTCGATACCTTCGACCTGCGCTACAACCTGATCGTCAAGCAGCCCAACCCCTCGTCCAAGGCGGTAATGTTCTGCCTGATGGACGTCTCCGGCTCCATGACCCAGGCCACCAAGGACCTGGCCAAACGCTTCTATATCCTGCTGTACCTGTTTCTACGGCGAAACTACGAGCGCATCGAGGTGGTGTTTATCCGCCATCACACCAGCGCCAAGGAGGTCGAGGAGGAGGAATTTTTCTACTCGCGCGAGACCGGCGGCACCATCGTATCCAGCGCCCTACGCCTGATGCAGCAGATCATCGAAGAGCGCTACCCAGTCAACGAGTGGAATCTGTACTGCGCCCAGGCCTCTGACGGCGACAACTGGAATGACGATTCACCGATCTGCCGCGATCTGCTGGTCAACAAGATCATGCCGGCGATGCAGTACTACTGTTACGTAGAGATCACCCCGCGCGAGCACCAAACCCTGTGGCAGGAGTATGAGGCGGTGGCCGAGCAGTTTGCCGACAGCTTCGCCCAGCAACAGATCGTTGATGCCGGCGACATTTACCCGGTATTTCGCCAGCTGTTCCAGAAGAGGATGGCCACATGA
- a CDS encoding SpoVR family protein → MTRNPISTGSEWTFELIREYDQEISRIAHEVYGLDTYPNQIEVITAEQMMDAYASVGMPLGYHHWSYGKHFLATEKGYKRGQMGLAYEIVINSDPCIAYLMEENTMTMQALVIAHACYGHNSFFKGNYLFRSWTDAGAIIDYLVFAKQYINECEERYGIDAVEDLLDSCHALMNYGVDRYKRPYPISAAEERQRQQEREEHLQRQVNELWKTIPVNHDPHDSDEPSHRYPGEPQENLLYFIEKNAPLLEPWQREVVRIVRKIAQYFYPQRQTQVMNEGWATFWHYTLLNHLYDEGRVTDGFIMEFLQSHTSVVHQPPFDSNWYSGINPYALGFAMMQDIRRICEHPTEEDRRWFPDIAGSDWLETIKFAMRTFKDESFILQYLSPKVIRDFKLFAIVDDETDDHLEVSAIHDDSGYRAVRELLAAQYNLGNREPNIQVWSVDRRGDRSIILRHQRHQGKPLGKSTDEMLKHLHRLWGFDVHLESRDGELLISEAHIPPRPQPEEERLPRFDLNIPPI, encoded by the coding sequence ATGACCCGGAACCCTATATCCACCGGCTCGGAGTGGACCTTCGAGTTGATTCGCGAATACGACCAGGAGATCAGCCGCATCGCCCACGAGGTGTATGGGCTGGACACTTACCCTAACCAGATCGAAGTCATCACCGCTGAACAGATGATGGATGCCTACGCCTCCGTCGGCATGCCGCTGGGCTACCACCACTGGTCTTACGGCAAGCACTTTCTGGCCACCGAGAAAGGCTACAAGCGCGGGCAGATGGGGCTGGCCTACGAGATCGTGATCAACTCCGACCCCTGCATCGCCTACCTGATGGAAGAAAACACCATGACCATGCAGGCGTTGGTGATCGCGCACGCGTGCTATGGCCACAACTCCTTCTTCAAGGGCAATTACCTGTTCCGCAGCTGGACCGACGCCGGCGCCATCATCGATTATCTGGTGTTCGCCAAGCAGTACATCAACGAATGCGAAGAACGCTACGGCATCGACGCGGTGGAAGACCTGCTCGACTCCTGCCATGCACTGATGAACTACGGCGTCGACCGTTACAAGCGCCCCTACCCGATCTCCGCCGCCGAAGAGAGACAGCGGCAGCAGGAGCGCGAGGAGCATCTGCAGCGCCAGGTAAACGAGCTGTGGAAGACCATCCCGGTCAACCACGACCCTCACGACAGCGACGAGCCCAGCCATCGCTACCCCGGCGAGCCGCAGGAGAACCTGCTCTACTTTATCGAGAAGAACGCGCCCCTGCTCGAGCCCTGGCAGCGCGAGGTAGTGCGCATCGTGCGCAAGATCGCGCAGTACTTCTATCCGCAGCGCCAGACCCAGGTGATGAATGAAGGCTGGGCCACCTTTTGGCATTACACCCTGCTCAATCATCTGTACGACGAAGGCCGGGTAACCGACGGCTTCATCATGGAGTTTCTGCAGTCACACACCAGCGTGGTCCATCAGCCGCCGTTCGACAGCAACTGGTACAGCGGCATCAACCCCTATGCCCTAGGCTTTGCCATGATGCAGGATATTCGCCGCATTTGTGAGCACCCAACCGAGGAGGATCGCCGCTGGTTTCCCGACATTGCCGGCAGCGATTGGCTGGAAACCATCAAATTTGCCATGCGCACTTTCAAGGACGAGAGCTTTATCCTGCAGTACCTGTCACCCAAGGTAATCCGCGACTTCAAGCTTTTTGCCATCGTCGATGACGAGACCGATGACCACCTTGAGGTCTCTGCCATCCACGACGACAGCGGTTACCGCGCCGTGCGCGAACTGCTGGCGGCGCAATACAACCTCGGCAACCGCGAACCCAACATCCAGGTCTGGTCGGTGGATCGCCGTGGCGACCGTTCCATCATCCTCAGACACCAGCGCCACCAGGGCAAACCCTTGGGCAAGTCGACCGATGAAATGCTCAAGCACCTGCATCGGCTATGGGGCTTCGACGTACACCTGGAAAGCCGCGACGGTGAGCTGCTGATCAGCGAAGCGCACATACCGCCGCGCCCGCAACCGGAAGAAGAGCGGCTACCGCGGTTTGATTTGAATATACCGCCCATCTGA
- the plsY gene encoding glycerol-3-phosphate 1-O-acyltransferase PlsY has translation MPANLLLWSCIAYLLGSVSFAVLISRLRHLPDPRQLGSRNPGASNMLRLGNRSLALATLLGDLSKGALAVALAWRAGLPLAEQGWVGLAAVCGHVLPIFHRLQGGKGVATAAGVMLVLAWPAALLAALIWLATFYWQRMASLASLLASLSLLPWLAWQAPTLLLPVSLMVGLILLRHRVNIGRLLNGQENRFKP, from the coding sequence ATGCCCGCCAACCTGCTGCTCTGGTCCTGCATCGCCTATCTGCTTGGCTCGGTCTCTTTCGCCGTGCTGATCAGCCGCTTGCGGCACCTGCCCGACCCACGCCAGCTCGGCTCGCGCAATCCAGGTGCCAGCAACATGCTACGCCTGGGCAATCGCTCCCTGGCGCTGGCGACCCTGCTGGGCGACCTGAGCAAAGGTGCCCTGGCCGTGGCGCTGGCCTGGCGCGCCGGCTTGCCGCTGGCAGAACAGGGCTGGGTTGGCCTGGCTGCGGTGTGCGGCCATGTGCTGCCGATCTTTCATCGCCTGCAGGGCGGCAAGGGTGTCGCTACCGCCGCCGGCGTCATGCTGGTACTGGCTTGGCCGGCGGCGCTGCTGGCTGCCCTCATCTGGCTGGCCACTTTCTACTGGCAACGTATGGCCTCGCTGGCCTCGTTGCTGGCGAGCCTGTCGTTGCTCCCGTGGCTCGCCTGGCAGGCACCCACGCTGTTATTACCGGTGAGCCTGATGGTGGGACTGATACTGCTGCGTCATCGCGTCAATATCGGCCGCCTGCTCAATGGTCAGGAAAACCGCTTCAAGCCTTGA
- the folK gene encoding 2-amino-4-hydroxy-6-hydroxymethyldihydropteridine diphosphokinase has protein sequence MNRVYLGLGSNAARDYHLQRGLDALNELGSNLQVSPVFESDAVGMLGKRFYNLVAVLDTRLSLTDLNAALKAIEAACGRREAKVPGRITLDIDILTYGELTGVHAGLQLPRAEILRNAFVLWPLALLAPEVILPGTERTCAQHWAAWQGAQQLWPVAFVWHDRVLTPDALLLAAQSRAAL, from the coding sequence GTGAATCGCGTCTATCTGGGCCTTGGCAGTAATGCGGCGCGGGACTACCACCTGCAGCGCGGTCTGGATGCGCTGAACGAGCTGGGCAGTAACCTGCAGGTCTCGCCAGTATTCGAGAGTGACGCGGTTGGTATGCTCGGCAAGCGCTTTTACAATCTGGTGGCGGTGCTGGATACCCGGCTGTCGCTGACAGATCTCAACGCCGCGTTAAAGGCCATCGAAGCGGCGTGCGGGCGGCGGGAGGCGAAAGTGCCCGGACGCATCACGCTGGATATCGATATTCTCACTTACGGTGAACTGACCGGTGTACACGCCGGGCTGCAGTTGCCGCGTGCGGAAATTCTGCGCAATGCCTTCGTCCTCTGGCCGCTGGCCTTGCTGGCGCCAGAGGTGATCCTGCCGGGTACCGAGCGGACCTGTGCACAGCACTGGGCTGCCTGGCAGGGTGCGCAGCAGCTCTGGCCGGTGGCCTTTGTCTGGCATGACCGCGTGTTGACTCCGGATGCACTGCTGCTGGCTGCTCAGTCGCGCGCCGCCTTGTAA